The following coding sequences are from one Haploplasma axanthum window:
- a CDS encoding ABC transporter permease, protein MNKKRFLIIALFFILLIISLLIGVSNSVTIGALLKGDKNAWFIFLESRVPRTLVIVLTASSLSIAGLIMQAISRNKFISPSTAGTTNAAVLGVLIGFLFFGTQSLYIRFIFAFVFALLSSILFITVLNKIKVKNVIYVPLIGMMYGTLISSITTLIAQRFNALQTVSMLNLGSFSHITRLNSTLLIVLIPSLVLAVIFASQFNIVSLGEDFSKNLGVNYKRIMFIGLIVISVISASTYIVVGPLPFLGLIIPNIVTVYYGDNLKRNLFDVAIFGATFVLLNDIISRLLIFPYEISVGFTMGISGAIIFLILIFRKVKQK, encoded by the coding sequence ATGAATAAAAAAAGATTTTTAATCATTGCTTTATTTTTTATTTTATTAATCATTTCACTTTTAATTGGAGTTAGTAATAGTGTAACGATTGGAGCATTACTGAAAGGTGATAAAAATGCTTGGTTTATTTTTTTAGAAAGTAGAGTCCCAAGAACACTAGTCATTGTTCTAACGGCATCATCACTTAGTATTGCGGGTTTAATTATGCAAGCAATAAGTAGAAATAAGTTTATCTCACCTTCAACAGCTGGTACTACAAATGCGGCTGTTTTAGGTGTGTTAATTGGTTTTTTATTCTTCGGAACACAAAGTCTATATATTAGATTTATATTTGCTTTTGTTTTTGCTTTATTATCATCAATTTTATTTATTACAGTTTTAAATAAAATAAAAGTTAAAAATGTTATCTATGTTCCCTTAATAGGAATGATGTATGGAACATTAATATCGTCAATAACTACACTTATTGCTCAAAGGTTTAATGCGTTACAAACAGTGTCAATGTTGAATTTAGGAAGTTTTTCACATATTACAAGATTGAATTCAACACTTTTAATTGTTTTAATTCCATCATTAGTTTTAGCAGTTATTTTTGCATCACAATTCAATATTGTTTCTTTAGGAGAAGATTTTTCTAAAAATCTAGGAGTTAATTACAAACGAATTATGTTCATTGGTTTGATTGTTATTTCAGTTATTTCTGCAAGTACATATATTGTTGTTGGACCATTACCTTTTTTAGGACTTATTATTCCTAATATTGTTACAGTTTATTATGGTGATAATTTAAAAAGAAATCTTTTTGATGTTGCAATTTTCGGAGCAACTTTTGTCTTATTAAATGATATTATAAGTAGATTATTAATTTTCCCATATGAAATATCAGTGGGATTTACTATGGGAATAAGCGGTGCAATTATTTTCCTAATCTTAATATTTAGGAAGGTGAAGCAAAAATGA
- the fni gene encoding type 2 isopentenyl-diphosphate Delta-isomerase, protein MDIVNRKDQHVKYAKEEKIEYNDFDNLILEHVSIPSFDVEDVNLSTSFLGQTFKYPFYINAMTGGSAKTKIINEKLALYAKTFNLPLVLGSQSAALKNSELISTYDIVRKINPKGFIIGNVSANANIDDALRAIQMIKADALSIHVNVIQELVMSEGDRKFKHWKENIKDIVEKLNKPVLVKEVGFGMSKKTINELIEIGVKYLDVSGMGGTNFARIERKRNNDNDFTFENVGISTVKSLKNAENLKLEVYASGGIRNALDIFKALYLGAKAVGLSRFFLLLTEKDDEEAFKIIETLIENLKKCFVIFGYKDLNELHNRRED, encoded by the coding sequence ATGGATATTGTTAATCGAAAAGATCAGCATGTAAAGTATGCTAAAGAAGAGAAGATTGAATATAACGATTTTGATAATCTAATATTGGAACACGTAAGTATTCCTTCTTTTGATGTTGAGGATGTAAATCTTTCAACATCTTTTTTAGGTCAAACATTCAAATATCCATTTTATATAAATGCAATGACTGGTGGAAGTGCTAAAACTAAAATAATTAATGAAAAACTTGCTTTATATGCTAAAACTTTTAATTTACCATTAGTACTTGGTTCACAAAGTGCAGCATTAAAAAACAGTGAGTTAATTAGTACATATGATATCGTTAGAAAAATTAATCCTAAAGGATTTATAATAGGCAATGTATCAGCAAATGCAAATATTGATGATGCTTTAAGAGCAATTCAAATGATTAAAGCAGATGCTCTATCAATTCATGTCAATGTTATCCAAGAATTGGTGATGAGTGAGGGGGATAGAAAGTTTAAACATTGGAAGGAAAATATTAAAGATATTGTTGAAAAACTTAATAAACCAGTTTTGGTTAAAGAAGTTGGTTTTGGAATGAGTAAAAAAACCATTAATGAGCTAATAGAAATTGGAGTTAAATATCTTGATGTTAGTGGAATGGGTGGAACAAATTTTGCTCGAATTGAAAGAAAAAGAAATAATGATAATGACTTCACTTTTGAAAATGTTGGTATTTCAACTGTTAAGTCTCTTAAGAATGCTGAGAATTTAAAACTTGAAGTATATGCTTCAGGTGGAATAAGAAATGCACTCGATATCTTCAAAGCATTGTATTTAGGAGCAAAAGCAGTAGGATTAAGTAGGTTTTTCCTATTGCTAACTGAAAAAGATGATGAAGAAGCATTTAAGATAATTGAAACTTTAATTGAAAATTTAAAAAAATGTTTTGTAATCTTTGGATATAAAGATTTAAATGAGTTACACAACAGACGGGAGGATTAG
- a CDS encoding antibiotic biosynthesis monooxygenase family protein: MFVIVRTMKVEKGYIDSFKERFSKTSPLLKSPGFIKRELLVSTKDKDFDIIQMMIYFKDKKAFYVWEGSPEHIALHRNKDDEHNKKPEGIIEAKRETFEVIATQEHE, translated from the coding sequence ATGTTCGTAATTGTTCGTACAATGAAAGTCGAAAAAGGATACATAGATAGTTTTAAAGAGCGTTTTTCAAAGACAAGTCCTTTGTTAAAATCGCCTGGATTTATAAAAAGAGAATTATTAGTTTCAACAAAAGATAAAGATTTTGATATTATTCAAATGATGATATATTTTAAAGATAAAAAGGCATTTTATGTTTGGGAAGGTAGTCCTGAGCATATAGCATTACATAGAAATAAAGATGATGAACATAATAAAAAACCTGAAGGAATAATCGAAGCTAAACGTGAAACATTTGAAGTGATTGCCACACAAGAGCATGAATAA
- a CDS encoding carboxypeptidase M32 yields the protein MEKYIKKYLKYRKKIIAFQYVDWLINWDQKTQAPLKSANFRAEQVEILSEMYFDLRRNKEFLETVDYLYKNSHKIEDEILRKDVKKINRDLRVIRFVPIDEYIDYQVDLAQSTKIWQEAREMDDFNHFVPILQKIVDYNKRLIKYFETDDIKGYDVLLDIYEPGTNMEFYDKFYEDLKNELVPFVMEVTIGRKPQFNRKLTTREYLISKQKEFSKYLIKTFGFDLKRGAIRDTIHPFTSGISTDDIRIASDYYYDNFTASIFSVMHQIGNALYDQNNDPKFNGTFLFGSPSYGFSEAQARMYENMIGRSYAFWSRHYKELVALFPKELKGISVVEFYRYINEVKRSKIRAEADELTYPLHIMVRYEIEKDIFNNNLKVKDIPRRWRSLMAKYVGVKPATDLDGALQDIHWALGKFGYFPSYALGSAYAAQIYQAMNKDINIESVVENEHINLINEWLKEKINKYGASLTTEELLINATGEPLNPKYYIEYLKNKFSRLKND from the coding sequence ATGGAAAAGTATATAAAAAAGTATTTAAAATATAGAAAAAAAATCATTGCTTTTCAGTATGTTGATTGGTTAATCAATTGGGATCAAAAAACCCAAGCACCACTTAAATCTGCAAATTTTAGAGCAGAACAAGTTGAAATTTTATCGGAAATGTATTTTGATTTAAGAAGAAATAAAGAATTTTTAGAAACTGTAGATTATCTTTATAAAAATAGCCATAAAATTGAAGATGAAATATTAAGAAAAGATGTAAAGAAGATTAATAGAGATTTGAGAGTCATTAGATTTGTGCCAATTGATGAATATATTGATTACCAAGTTGATTTAGCACAAAGTACAAAAATATGGCAAGAAGCAAGAGAAATGGATGATTTTAATCATTTTGTTCCGATTCTTCAAAAAATTGTTGATTATAATAAACGTCTAATTAAATATTTTGAAACTGATGATATAAAAGGATACGATGTATTACTAGATATATATGAACCAGGAACTAATATGGAGTTTTATGATAAATTTTATGAAGATTTAAAAAATGAATTAGTACCATTTGTGATGGAAGTAACCATTGGTAGAAAACCTCAGTTCAATAGAAAATTGACAACAAGAGAATACTTAATTTCAAAACAAAAAGAGTTTTCAAAATATTTAATAAAAACTTTTGGTTTTGATTTAAAACGTGGAGCAATAAGAGATACGATACACCCCTTTACATCTGGTATTTCAACAGATGACATAAGAATAGCAAGTGATTACTATTATGATAACTTCACTGCAAGTATTTTTAGTGTAATGCATCAAATAGGAAATGCTTTATATGATCAAAATAATGATCCTAAATTTAATGGAACATTTTTATTTGGAAGTCCATCATACGGTTTTTCTGAAGCACAAGCAAGAATGTATGAAAATATGATTGGTAGATCATATGCATTTTGGTCAAGACACTATAAAGAATTAGTAGCATTATTCCCTAAAGAGTTAAAAGGTATATCTGTTGTAGAATTTTATCGTTACATTAATGAAGTTAAGCGTTCTAAAATTCGTGCAGAAGCAGATGAATTAACATATCCATTACATATAATGGTAAGATATGAAATTGAAAAAGATATCTTTAATAATAATTTAAAAGTTAAAGATATTCCAAGAAGATGGCGTTCATTAATGGCGAAATATGTTGGAGTAAAACCAGCAACTGACTTAGATGGTGCACTTCAAGATATTCACTGGGCTTTAGGTAAATTTGGATATTTCCCAAGCTATGCTCTAGGTTCAGCATATGCTGCACAAATATATCAAGCAATGAATAAAGATATTAATATTGAAAGTGTTGTAGAAAACGAACATATAAATTTAATCAACGAATGGTTAAAAGAAAAAATTAATAAATATGGTGCATCTTTAACAACTGAGGAACTTTTAATTAATGCCACAGGAGAACCATTAAACCCAAAATATTATATTGAATATTTGAAAAATAAGTTTTCAAGATTGAAAAATGATTAA
- a CDS encoding MBL fold metallo-hydrolase encodes MNIHALTLYGQGMSSNCYILNNGEKAVVIDPGFEDNNLFDFLRNKKLNVEMIVLTHGHFDHWGGLKKLQSLYPNAKTYASSIDDIWYKVGPNNRYNYEPLFDYDLNKLNEINFLGEKYKVIKVPGHSSGSVAFYNNKTLISGDVLFFRGIGRYDLPEGDYDTLISSIKKLYTLPNETTVYSGHGRQTTIGFEKEFNPFIRG; translated from the coding sequence ATGAATATACATGCATTAACTCTATACGGACAAGGAATGTCTTCAAATTGTTATATTTTAAATAATGGCGAAAAAGCTGTTGTTATTGACCCAGGGTTTGAAGATAATAATCTCTTTGATTTTTTAAGAAATAAAAAACTCAATGTTGAGATGATTGTTTTAACTCATGGACACTTTGATCATTGGGGTGGGTTAAAAAAACTTCAATCTCTATATCCAAATGCAAAAACATACGCATCTTCTATTGACGATATTTGGTATAAAGTTGGCCCAAATAATAGATATAACTACGAACCACTTTTTGATTATGATTTAAATAAGCTTAATGAAATTAATTTTTTAGGCGAAAAATATAAAGTTATAAAGGTTCCTGGACATTCAAGTGGAAGTGTTGCATTCTATAATAATAAAACTTTAATTTCTGGTGATGTCTTATTTTTCCGTGGAATTGGAAGATATGATTTACCTGAAGGTGACTATGATACTTTAATTTCAAGTATTAAAAAGCTTTATACCCTCCCAAATGAAACAACTGTTTATTCAGGGCATGGAAGACAAACAACAATTGGATTTGAAAAAGAATTTAACCCATTCATAAGAGGTTAA
- a CDS encoding mevalonate kinase family protein — translation MNIKTSGKLYIAGEYEVLSKKGNAIIYGISKYIDFEIVESNEFFYQTRNQKYVYQYENNEIIDTTNEHLLIMEALKSSFNYLETKKIIIEPFGINIKTELEDEKRQKYGFGSSAALISGIIKVILTKYLKSVDNELVFKLSVLTQISTNTLSSGGDLAAAIYGNMVYYERYNLKWLLKKYNKKDIADIDWADLKIFQFNTNQKFAAIWTKKSYQTKQLTRIIRKKEYRTARKIVNNVYVNLVNNKYLELKENLKDYQKWLENILANDDLVTSEIKKALEITNKFHLSAKISGAGGGDSVIVLYPNGYDFKALREELIKNDLELFVF, via the coding sequence ATGAATATTAAAACAAGTGGTAAGTTATATATTGCTGGTGAGTATGAAGTTTTAAGCAAAAAAGGAAATGCAATTATATACGGAATAAGTAAATATATTGATTTTGAAATTGTTGAAAGTAATGAATTCTTTTATCAAACTAGAAATCAAAAATATGTATATCAATATGAAAACAATGAAATAATTGATACTACAAATGAACATTTATTAATTATGGAAGCTTTAAAAAGCTCTTTTAACTATTTAGAAACTAAAAAAATAATTATTGAACCATTTGGTATAAATATAAAAACAGAATTAGAAGATGAAAAAAGACAAAAATATGGTTTTGGATCTAGCGCCGCACTAATTAGTGGTATAATTAAAGTGATATTAACTAAGTATTTGAAAAGCGTTGATAATGAACTTGTTTTTAAATTATCTGTTTTAACACAAATCTCAACTAATACACTATCTTCTGGTGGTGATTTAGCAGCAGCAATTTATGGAAATATGGTATATTATGAAAGATATAATCTAAAATGGTTATTAAAAAAATATAACAAAAAAGATATTGCTGATATTGATTGGGCTGATTTGAAAATATTTCAGTTTAATACAAATCAAAAGTTTGCAGCAATTTGGACTAAGAAAAGTTATCAAACAAAGCAACTAACAAGAATTATTAGAAAAAAAGAATATAGAACTGCAAGGAAAATTGTCAATAATGTTTATGTTAATTTAGTAAACAACAAGTATCTAGAATTAAAAGAAAATTTGAAAGACTATCAAAAATGGCTTGAAAATATTTTAGCAAATGATGATTTAGTTACTTCAGAGATAAAAAAAGCATTAGAAATAACCAATAAATTCCATCTTTCCGCAAAAATAAGTGGTGCAGGTGGAGGAGATTCAGTAATAGTTTTATATCCTAATGGTTATGACTTTAAGGCACTAAGAGAAGAACTAATAAAGAATGACTTAGAGTTATTTGTATTTTGA
- a CDS encoding ISL3 family transposase, with protein MFNHIIKLYELESIEDKILHIDSITSCNELIIEITLKRTDEICPFCSSKFYTIKDYVKKKIIHSISVTRNTFISYKQKRYVCKNCSKSFYEKNPFISTNKQISTLTVMNILDYLKDFNHTFSSAACLYNVSTQSVINIFDYHINPKPRYLPRVLSIDEVHIKSNTKHPYACVLLDFETNKIIDVLESRKKDYLSSYFERKSIKELDNVEFITIDLWSTYRNIAKKFMPKAKIVADSFHIVSLINKILDKKRISVMNSYLKNPNTNLNYSNDFGYLLKKFSWLIRLNPGKLNNKLLYVYKYKINVYSKTLLDHLLSSNTELNDIYSLRNIYTDFNRTSNYDDAHENLNEMINIFSNHNNYEIRQYGKTLKRWKNEILNSFIREGKSRYSNGKLEGKNRDIKTILRNSYGYTNFNRFRSRVLYSINKDVELTISKK; from the coding sequence TTGTTTAATCATATCATAAAATTATACGAATTAGAAAGTATTGAAGACAAAATACTTCATATCGATTCTATTACTAGTTGTAACGAACTAATTATTGAAATTACTCTTAAAAGAACTGATGAAATATGTCCCTTTTGTAGTTCAAAATTTTATACTATAAAAGACTATGTTAAAAAGAAAATAATTCATTCAATATCTGTTACTAGAAATACATTTATTTCTTATAAACAAAAAAGATATGTATGTAAGAACTGTTCTAAATCATTCTATGAAAAGAATCCTTTTATTTCTACTAATAAACAAATAAGTACTTTAACGGTTATGAATATATTAGATTACTTAAAAGATTTCAATCATACATTTTCTAGCGCTGCATGTTTATATAATGTTTCTACTCAATCTGTAATTAATATATTTGATTATCACATTAATCCTAAACCCAGATACTTACCTCGTGTTCTTAGTATTGATGAAGTTCATATTAAATCAAATACTAAACATCCATACGCATGTGTACTTCTAGATTTTGAAACTAATAAGATTATCGATGTTTTAGAATCAAGAAAAAAGGACTATTTATCCTCCTATTTTGAACGTAAGAGTATTAAAGAGTTAGATAATGTCGAATTCATTACTATAGACTTATGGTCTACATATCGCAATATAGCTAAGAAATTTATGCCTAAAGCTAAAATTGTTGCAGATTCATTTCATATTGTAAGTCTAATAAATAAAATATTAGATAAAAAACGAATATCAGTTATGAATTCATATTTAAAAAATCCAAATACTAATTTGAACTATTCAAATGATTTTGGTTATTTATTAAAAAAGTTCTCTTGGCTTATTAGACTTAATCCTGGTAAGTTAAATAACAAATTATTATATGTTTATAAATATAAAATAAATGTTTATTCGAAAACACTTTTAGATCATTTACTATCTTCAAATACAGAGTTAAATGATATATATTCTCTTCGTAATATTTATACTGACTTTAATAGAACTAGTAATTATGATGATGCTCATGAAAACTTAAATGAAATGATTAACATTTTTTCTAATCATAATAATTACGAAATACGACAGTATGGTAAAACACTAAAAAGATGGAAAAACGAAATACTAAATTCTTTTATTAGAGAGGGTAAATCTAGATATTCTAATGGAAAGTTAGAAGGAAAAAATAGAGATATAAAAACTATACTAAGAAACTCATATGGATATACTAATTTCAATAGATTTAGATCCAGAGTTCTTTATTCAATCAACAAAGATGTTGAATTAACTATATCAAAAAAATAA
- a CDS encoding iron chelate uptake ABC transporter family permease subunit, whose amino-acid sequence MSKKQKKMFLVISIILILLSLTYIFLWVFTQSDLIKKGYNPNMLSVYLKIIKRRSIQLLAIIVSTILISTSSLVFQTLTKNRILTPSILGFDAIFIVTQTLLVSLLGITSIYISNVYTNFFISVVAMIGVTLLIYKLVLSKNKNNVILLLLVGMVITSLAGSISNFIQVFMSPEEFQTVSSLTTISLTNINEQLVFVALPILLLLVFLFYRKNKVYDVMSLGDEHAIGLGVEYNRETKISLIYIAIAVAISTALIGQLMFLGLIAVNSAREIFKTNKHSILIFASSVIGFIVLMLGQVVVELFGNRTSVSVLINLIGGSYMIYLIIKENRI is encoded by the coding sequence ATGAGTAAAAAACAAAAGAAAATGTTTTTAGTAATAAGTATAATATTAATATTATTAAGTTTAACATATATATTTTTATGGGTTTTTACACAAAGTGATTTAATAAAAAAAGGTTATAACCCAAATATGTTATCTGTTTACTTAAAGATAATTAAGCGAAGATCAATTCAATTATTAGCGATAATTGTTAGTACAATTCTAATTTCTACATCATCATTAGTATTTCAAACATTAACAAAAAATCGAATATTAACTCCTAGTATTTTGGGATTTGATGCAATTTTTATTGTTACACAAACACTTTTAGTTTCCTTACTTGGAATTACAAGTATTTATATAAGTAATGTTTATACAAACTTTTTTATAAGTGTAGTTGCTATGATAGGTGTTACCCTTTTGATTTATAAATTAGTTTTAAGTAAAAACAAGAATAATGTTATACTATTACTGTTAGTAGGAATGGTTATTACATCTCTTGCAGGAAGTATTTCTAACTTTATTCAAGTCTTTATGAGTCCAGAAGAGTTTCAAACAGTTTCTTCACTAACAACAATTAGTTTAACAAACATTAATGAACAGCTAGTTTTTGTTGCTTTACCAATTCTATTACTACTTGTTTTTTTATTCTATAGAAAAAACAAGGTTTATGATGTAATGAGTTTAGGTGATGAACATGCAATTGGGCTTGGTGTTGAATATAATAGGGAAACAAAAATTAGTTTGATATATATTGCTATTGCCGTGGCTATTTCAACTGCATTGATTGGACAATTAATGTTTTTAGGATTAATTGCTGTAAACAGTGCAAGAGAGATATTTAAAACAAATAAGCATAGTATTTTAATTTTTGCATCAAGTGTTATTGGATTTATTGTTTTAATGCTTGGTCAAGTAGTTGTAGAATTATTTGGTAATAGAACTAGTGTCTCAGTTTTGATTAATTTAATTGGGGGTAGTTATATGATTTACTTAATAATTAAGGAGAATCGAATATGA